In one Prochlorococcus marinus XMU1404 genomic region, the following are encoded:
- the tyrS gene encoding tyrosine--tRNA ligase, translating into MSDQLILPSWLSRGIDEYFPVKGIDQTFSEIFDHAKKNNKKLRVKLGIDPTGTDIHLGHSILFKKLRAFQDNGHIAVLIIGDFTAQIGDPTGKNKTRVQLSEKQVRENAKTYLNQLGMGKTANESILDFDSKERIEIRYNSEWLKGLNLNSIIELMSSSTVSQMLAKEEFNKRYTSQVPIALHEFLYPLLQGYDSVVVQSDIELGGTDQKFNIAIGRDLQRHFKQEPQFGVLLPILTGLDGIKKMSKSEFNTVGLTEDPLSMYSKLEKVPDNIIPTYFELLTELDLNVLNDMNPRELQRRMALEVTTLFHGAEEALKAQSNCEKLFLGHKEKVGEIPEISLKEIVFPVKFFYLLSALKLFKSSSESKRSIKGGGVKIDSQKVIDPNLVFESKKDLEGKILQIGKKIIKRFEN; encoded by the coding sequence ATGTCCGATCAATTAATATTGCCGTCATGGCTCTCAAGAGGAATAGACGAGTACTTTCCAGTTAAGGGAATAGATCAAACTTTTTCGGAGATATTTGATCATGCAAAAAAAAATAATAAAAAATTAAGGGTTAAGTTAGGAATCGATCCAACTGGAACCGATATTCACCTTGGACACAGCATATTGTTTAAAAAGCTTAGGGCATTCCAAGATAATGGACATATTGCAGTTTTAATCATTGGCGATTTTACAGCACAAATAGGTGACCCAACTGGAAAAAATAAAACAAGAGTGCAGTTATCTGAAAAACAAGTTAGGGAGAACGCAAAAACATATTTAAACCAACTTGGAATGGGTAAAACAGCTAATGAATCTATTTTAGATTTTGATTCAAAAGAGAGAATAGAAATCAGATATAATAGTGAATGGTTAAAAGGATTAAATCTTAATTCGATAATTGAATTAATGAGCAGTTCAACAGTTAGCCAAATGCTAGCTAAGGAAGAATTTAATAAAAGATATACTTCACAAGTTCCAATTGCTTTGCATGAATTTTTATATCCACTATTGCAAGGTTATGATTCGGTAGTTGTTCAATCAGATATTGAGCTGGGAGGTACAGATCAGAAATTTAATATTGCAATAGGAAGAGATCTTCAGAGGCACTTTAAACAAGAACCTCAATTTGGTGTTCTGTTGCCAATTTTGACAGGCTTAGATGGAATTAAGAAGATGAGTAAATCTGAATTTAACACCGTAGGTTTAACTGAAGATCCTCTTTCAATGTATTCAAAGTTAGAAAAAGTTCCCGATAACATAATACCCACCTACTTTGAATTACTCACTGAATTAGATCTAAATGTACTTAATGACATGAATCCTCGTGAATTGCAGAGAAGAATGGCTTTAGAAGTTACTACTTTATTCCATGGCGCGGAAGAAGCATTAAAAGCACAATCCAACTGCGAAAAATTATTCCTTGGACATAAAGAGAAAGTTGGAGAAATACCAGAGATTTCTTTAAAAGAAATAGTTTTTCCTGTTAAATTTTTTTATTTGTTAAGTGCTTTAAAATTATTTAAATCTAGCAGTGAGTCGAAAAGATCTATTAAAGGTGGTGGAGTTAAGATTGATAGCCAGAAAGTAATCGATCCAAATCTAGTTTTTGAATCAAAAAAAGATTTAGAAGGTAAAATTTTGCAAATTGGAAAAAAAATCATTAAAAGGTTTGAAAACTGA
- a CDS encoding DUF1825 family protein gives MGFFESDIVQEEAKKLFTDYQDLMKLGSDYGKFDREGKKMFIKKMESLMDRYKVFMKRFELSEDFQAKMTVEQLKTQLSQFGITPDQMFEQMNKTLIRMKDELDKTS, from the coding sequence ATGGGATTTTTTGAGTCAGACATTGTGCAAGAAGAAGCTAAAAAGCTTTTTACTGATTACCAAGACCTCATGAAGCTTGGTTCTGATTATGGCAAATTTGATAGAGAGGGGAAAAAAATGTTTATAAAAAAGATGGAATCTCTTATGGATCGTTATAAGGTTTTTATGAAGAGATTTGAATTGTCTGAAGATTTTCAAGCAAAAATGACAGTAGAGCAATTAAAAACTCAGTTAAGCCAGTTTGGTATTACTCCTGATCAGATGTTTGAGCAGATGAATAAAACCCTAATAAGAATGAAGGATGAACTTGATAAAACTTCTTAA
- a CDS encoding leucyl aminopeptidase produces the protein MQFSTFQKNLDNWQGPSLIFGVLEEEIANQLEKLNFVVDSKLLLKKVTQRKFKGEKGKTLSFEFLDQKLETLIIVGLGKSKDLNKSDIEISIGNLIRKIVDKNEKISILLPWELINSKIEINQLAESARLSAYKDNRFNKKKDEKKVLKEIEFLNLKKFENISFEESEKICEGVELARRLVAAPPNSLTPLEMSMQATQIAKDHGLEVKILESKECEDLGMGAYLAVAKGSDLDPKFIHLTLKSEGPIKERIALVGKGLTFDSGGYNLKVGASQIEMMKYDMGGSAAVLGAAKALGAIKPKGLEIHFIVASCENMINGSAVHPGDVVKASNGKTIEINNTDAEGRLTLADSLTYASNLKPDSIIDLATLTGAIVIALGSDVAGFWSNNNDLANDLKTASAEAGEELWQMPLQKSYKEGLKSHIADMKNTGPRAGGSITAALFLEEFLNEDIKWAHIDIAGTCWTDKNKGINPSGATGFGVKTLVQWIKNK, from the coding sequence ATGCAATTTTCTACATTCCAAAAAAATCTAGATAACTGGCAAGGTCCTTCATTAATTTTTGGAGTTTTAGAAGAAGAAATAGCAAACCAACTTGAAAAATTAAATTTTGTTGTTGACTCAAAATTATTACTAAAAAAAGTTACTCAAAGAAAATTTAAAGGAGAAAAAGGAAAAACTTTAAGCTTTGAATTTTTAGATCAAAAATTAGAAACTTTAATCATTGTTGGGCTTGGAAAATCAAAAGACCTTAACAAAAGTGATATAGAAATCTCCATAGGAAATCTAATTAGGAAGATTGTTGATAAAAACGAGAAAATCAGCATATTGTTGCCTTGGGAATTAATAAATTCAAAAATAGAAATAAATCAATTAGCAGAGTCAGCCAGATTATCTGCTTATAAGGACAATAGATTCAATAAGAAAAAAGATGAAAAGAAAGTTCTTAAAGAAATTGAATTTTTGAATTTAAAAAAATTTGAAAATATTAGCTTTGAAGAGTCAGAAAAAATATGTGAAGGTGTAGAACTAGCCAGAAGACTTGTAGCTGCCCCTCCAAATAGCCTTACGCCTCTAGAAATGTCTATGCAAGCTACTCAAATAGCTAAAGATCATGGCTTGGAAGTAAAAATTTTAGAGTCAAAAGAATGTGAAGATTTAGGAATGGGTGCATATCTAGCTGTAGCAAAAGGATCTGATCTTGATCCTAAATTTATACATCTAACTTTGAAATCAGAGGGGCCTATAAAAGAAAGGATTGCTCTTGTTGGGAAAGGTTTAACCTTTGATTCTGGAGGTTACAATCTGAAAGTAGGGGCATCTCAAATTGAAATGATGAAATATGATATGGGCGGCAGCGCAGCAGTTTTAGGAGCAGCAAAAGCACTTGGAGCTATCAAACCAAAAGGCCTAGAAATTCATTTTATTGTGGCATCATGTGAAAACATGATAAATGGATCTGCTGTACATCCAGGAGACGTAGTTAAAGCATCTAATGGCAAGACAATTGAAATAAATAACACCGATGCAGAGGGCAGACTAACATTGGCTGATTCTTTAACTTACGCATCAAATTTAAAACCAGATTCAATCATAGATCTTGCCACCTTAACAGGAGCAATTGTTATTGCATTAGGAAGTGATGTAGCAGGATTCTGGAGTAATAATAATGATTTAGCAAATGATCTAAAAACTGCATCAGCCGAAGCTGGAGAAGAATTATGGCAAATGCCTTTACAAAAATCCTATAAGGAAGGGTTAAAGTCTCATATAGCTGATATGAAAAATACAGGTCCAAGAGCAGGTGGATCAATAACTGCTGCTTTGTTTCTCGAGGAATTCTTAAATGAAGATATAAAATGGGCTCATATCGATATCGCAGGCACTTGTTGGACTGATAAAAATAAGGGGATTAACCCATCAGGTGCAACCGGTTTTGGAGTTAAAACTCTTGTTCAATGGATTAAAAATAAATAA
- the msrA gene encoding peptide-methionine (S)-S-oxide reductase MsrA codes for MKYFLPLIIAFSIFLNPINTFAEELILAGGCFWCLEHDLESFKGINFVQSGYSGGDSQNPTYENHDGHQEVVLVNYDSQLVSLAEILRLYMRNIDPLDGNGQFCDRGDSYRPVIFFKDKIEETYAKNAIVSASNELRLPLEKIYVELKPRGQFWLAEEYHQDFAERNELKYKFYRYSCGRDQKLDKLWGNNARSNNPWSE; via the coding sequence ATGAAATATTTTTTACCTTTAATAATTGCTTTTTCAATTTTTCTTAACCCTATAAATACCTTCGCAGAAGAATTGATTCTTGCGGGAGGGTGTTTTTGGTGTTTAGAACACGATTTAGAGTCTTTTAAAGGGATAAATTTTGTGCAAAGTGGCTATTCTGGAGGAGATTCCCAAAATCCTACTTACGAAAATCATGACGGTCATCAAGAAGTTGTTTTGGTTAATTATGATTCCCAACTTGTAAGTTTGGCCGAAATACTTAGGCTATATATGAGAAATATTGATCCGCTGGACGGTAATGGGCAATTTTGTGATCGTGGAGATTCTTATAGGCCAGTGATTTTTTTCAAAGATAAAATAGAGGAAACTTATGCAAAAAATGCAATTGTTTCAGCATCTAATGAATTGAGATTGCCATTAGAAAAAATATATGTTGAATTAAAACCAAGAGGTCAATTTTGGTTAGCTGAAGAATATCATCAGGATTTTGCTGAGAGAAATGAATTAAAATATAAGTTTTATAGATACTCCTGTGGGAGAGATCAGAAATTGGATAAGTTATGGGGGAATAACGCTAGATCAAATAATCCTTGGTCTGAATGA
- the lpxB gene encoding lipid-A-disaccharide synthase, producing the protein MNKKIFISTGEVSGDLHGSLLSKALFDEAMKKSLDLEICGLGGERMKKEGVKILQDTTSISAIGIWEALPLLLPTIRIQRRLYKLLKKYPPDCLILIDYMGPNISIGNKLKRSKNTLPIYYYIAPQEWAWRVGNNSTTNLINFSDKIFAIFKQEANFYKRRGGNVFWVGHPMIDLTKKLPSKKVSRTILKLRNNQNILLLMPASRPQELRYILPTFLKTAKQLQLKYPSLVVCIPSCRSAFDEKFRKGLEKYGIKGKVISQQDNSELKPYIYSLTKLALCKSGTVNMELALYGIPQVVGYKVSRVTAFIARKILNFKVRFISPVNLLMKKSIIAEFVQKNFNEKKIFYKACRLLDLKSEKAKIKKGYALLKKELGEEGVVDRAAKEIINSII; encoded by the coding sequence ATGAACAAAAAAATATTTATCAGTACAGGAGAAGTCTCCGGAGATTTACATGGGAGTTTATTGTCAAAAGCATTATTTGATGAAGCAATGAAAAAATCTTTAGATTTAGAAATTTGCGGATTAGGTGGGGAAAGGATGAAGAAAGAAGGTGTAAAAATTCTTCAAGATACTACATCAATTAGTGCAATAGGAATTTGGGAGGCTTTGCCTCTTCTTCTTCCCACAATAAGAATTCAAAGAAGATTATATAAATTACTAAAAAAATATCCTCCAGATTGCTTAATTTTGATTGATTATATGGGGCCAAATATTAGTATTGGGAATAAATTAAAAAGATCGAAAAATACTCTTCCAATTTACTACTACATTGCTCCTCAAGAATGGGCGTGGAGAGTTGGTAATAATAGCACTACAAATTTAATTAATTTTTCAGATAAAATTTTTGCGATTTTTAAGCAGGAAGCGAACTTCTATAAAAGGAGGGGTGGAAATGTTTTTTGGGTTGGACACCCAATGATTGATTTAACAAAAAAACTTCCTTCTAAGAAAGTTTCTAGAACAATTCTTAAACTTAGAAATAACCAGAATATTTTACTTTTAATGCCTGCATCAAGACCACAAGAGTTGAGGTACATATTGCCAACATTTTTGAAAACTGCAAAACAATTGCAACTAAAATACCCAAGTCTTGTTGTTTGTATTCCATCCTGTAGGAGTGCTTTTGATGAAAAATTTAGAAAGGGTTTAGAAAAATATGGAATCAAAGGTAAGGTTATCTCTCAGCAAGATAATTCTGAATTGAAACCTTATATTTATTCATTAACAAAACTAGCTTTATGCAAATCAGGTACAGTTAATATGGAATTAGCTTTATACGGTATACCACAGGTTGTTGGATATAAAGTGAGTAGAGTTACAGCTTTTATTGCAAGAAAAATTCTGAATTTTAAAGTGAGATTTATTTCTCCTGTGAATCTTTTAATGAAAAAATCAATAATAGCAGAGTTTGTCCAGAAAAATTTTAATGAAAAGAAAATTTTTTATAAAGCTTGCAGGCTTCTTGATCTGAAATCAGAAAAAGCAAAAATCAAAAAAGGGTATGCTCTTTTAAAAAAAGAATTAGGAGAGGAAGGAGTAGTTGATAGAGCCGCCAAAGAAATCATTAATTCAATTATTTGA
- the lpxA gene encoding acyl-ACP--UDP-N-acetylglucosamine O-acyltransferase has protein sequence MKNKNNELKKNFEGVQVHPNAFVDSNAELHDGVFISQGAVIGPNVTIGKGTEIGPNAVITGKTQIGRNNKVFPNVFIGQDPQDLKYRGAPTEVIIGDDNTFRECVTINKATDEGEKTIIGNNNLLMAYSHIGHNCELGNGIVLSNSVQVAGHVKVEDKAIIGGCLGIHQFVHIGYLAMIGGMTRVDRDVPPFCIAEGHPGRLRGLNRIGIKRSGLMENNDVDLKILQSTWNLLFKSNNVMSEALEIAKKSKLDNASMKLCNFLKDSISKERRGPMPL, from the coding sequence ATGAAGAATAAAAATAATGAATTAAAGAAAAACTTTGAAGGTGTACAAGTACACCCAAATGCTTTTGTTGACTCAAATGCAGAATTGCATGATGGAGTATTTATCTCTCAAGGAGCTGTTATTGGCCCTAACGTGACTATTGGGAAAGGGACAGAGATAGGACCGAATGCTGTAATTACTGGAAAGACTCAAATAGGAAGGAACAATAAGGTTTTCCCAAATGTTTTTATAGGTCAAGATCCCCAAGATCTTAAATATAGAGGAGCTCCTACAGAGGTCATTATTGGAGATGATAATACTTTTAGAGAATGTGTAACTATTAATAAAGCAACTGATGAAGGGGAAAAAACTATTATTGGCAATAATAATTTGTTAATGGCTTATTCTCATATAGGTCATAATTGTGAACTTGGTAATGGGATAGTTTTATCTAATAGTGTGCAAGTTGCTGGCCATGTAAAGGTTGAAGATAAAGCTATTATTGGTGGCTGTTTAGGTATTCATCAATTTGTACATATTGGATATTTAGCAATGATTGGAGGAATGACTAGAGTGGATAGGGATGTACCACCTTTTTGTATAGCAGAAGGTCATCCTGGGAGACTAAGAGGTTTGAACAGAATTGGTATTAAAAGAAGTGGTTTGATGGAAAATAATGATGTTGATTTAAAAATTTTGCAAAGTACGTGGAATTTACTTTTTAAATCCAATAATGTAATGTCTGAAGCATTGGAAATCGCAAAAAAAAGTAAGTTAGATAATGCTTCAATGAAATTATGTAATTTTTTAAAAGATTCAATCTCGAAAGAAAGACGCGGTCCAATGCCTTTATAA
- the fabZ gene encoding 3-hydroxyacyl-ACP dehydratase FabZ, giving the protein MEKKLSSENNQLSSEKILGLLPHRYPFALVDKVIEHIPGERAVAVKNVTINEPQFQGHFPERPLMPGVLIVESMAQVGGIIVTQMPDLPKGLFVFAGINNVKFRRPVVPGDQLIITCELLSIKRKRFGKVKGEAHVDGKLACAGELMFSLVD; this is encoded by the coding sequence TTGGAAAAGAAATTATCCAGTGAAAATAATCAACTCTCCTCTGAGAAAATATTAGGTTTATTACCTCACAGATATCCTTTTGCTCTAGTGGATAAAGTAATTGAGCATATTCCTGGTGAGCGTGCCGTCGCAGTAAAAAATGTAACTATAAATGAGCCGCAATTTCAAGGCCACTTTCCTGAGAGACCATTAATGCCTGGGGTCCTTATTGTTGAATCGATGGCTCAAGTTGGAGGAATAATAGTAACTCAAATGCCTGACCTTCCTAAAGGACTTTTCGTTTTTGCTGGAATAAATAATGTTAAATTCAGAAGACCTGTTGTACCTGGAGATCAATTGATAATTACTTGTGAATTATTGAGTATAAAAAGAAAAAGATTTGGCAAGGTAAAAGGAGAGGCACACGTAGATGGGAAGTTGGCTTGTGCCGGAGAATTAATGTTTTCCTTGGTTGATTAG
- the lpxC gene encoding UDP-3-O-acyl-N-acetylglucosamine deacetylase yields MFSWPTNYDYCYTLAGTITREGIGLHSGDSTRVTISPYEKEGYYVSFKDKPNDIFKLTQDLIGSTMLCTAVKLGRRNLYTIEHLLSSMAGCGLSYIHIEVDGREIPLLDGSAIQWVKEFEEVGIKKAPKPDNFFRAINKSIILNKKSSVIAATPSEKTTIISTISFPYKAISDQTFVIDLNPKSFVEMIAPARTFGFKDQFQELSELGLIKGGSLENALVCDGDGWVNPPLRFDNEPIRHKILDLIGDLALVGLPKAQILVYKGSHSLNALLASSLKH; encoded by the coding sequence GTGTTTTCTTGGCCTACTAATTATGATTATTGCTATACCTTAGCTGGTACCATTACCAGAGAAGGGATAGGTCTTCATAGTGGAGATTCAACAAGGGTAACAATTTCTCCTTACGAAAAAGAAGGATATTATGTTTCTTTTAAGGATAAACCCAACGATATTTTTAAGCTAACTCAAGATTTAATAGGAAGTACGATGCTTTGTACGGCGGTTAAATTAGGAAGACGAAATTTATACACTATTGAACATCTATTATCTTCAATGGCTGGGTGTGGATTAAGTTATATACATATTGAAGTAGATGGGAGAGAGATCCCGCTTTTAGATGGTTCAGCGATTCAGTGGGTTAAAGAATTTGAGGAAGTAGGGATAAAAAAGGCTCCTAAACCAGATAATTTTTTTCGGGCGATTAATAAATCCATAATTTTAAATAAAAAAAGCTCAGTTATAGCAGCAACCCCCTCTGAAAAAACTACAATTATATCAACCATAAGTTTTCCCTATAAAGCAATTAGTGATCAAACTTTTGTGATTGATTTAAATCCAAAAAGTTTTGTTGAAATGATTGCTCCAGCAAGAACTTTTGGCTTTAAGGATCAATTTCAAGAGTTGAGTGAACTTGGATTAATAAAGGGTGGAAGTTTGGAAAATGCCCTTGTTTGTGATGGTGATGGATGGGTTAATCCACCATTAAGATTTGATAATGAACCAATAAGACATAAAATTTTGGACCTTATTGGGGACTTGGCTTTGGTAGGGTTACCTAAGGCCCAAATTTTAGTTTATAAAGGATCACATTCTTTAAACGCTTTATTGGCCTCATCGCTAAAACATTAA
- a CDS encoding BamA/TamA family outer membrane protein has product MQKHFLKFKKVFTNIACSPLILISNNSELAAKYLSNDFEQSISTLEIQNIQDGLIQGFDIKQQKNFFMAENEKNTKQESVLISEIIIKGWENHPEGRKLELAAYDSMSIKPGSVVNNRILNKDLNAIYASGWFSGVKINSQDGPLGVRIIVNVVPNPILTKVELEPLNSVISNSYVNNIFKNFYGTTLNLNELQNKIKIIKKHYESKGYSLVRINGPDRISENGIVTLKVSEGIISDVKLRFLGSDGESTVDGKPRKGKTKDWVINRELKTQPGTIFNRKILEADIKRLYATSLFDDVKVSLGPDNLNPGQVIIFLDLSEQRTGSLTGGLGYSNSAGVFATIGLQETNALGRAWSTKFNLNFGEYSTTYNFSIYDPWIKGDKYKTSFRTNIFLSRNYPQEFKSEDNGRIYAVNDTTTSTADTFSSIVLEKTGGGFSFSRPFNDGDPFKIAKWRVLAGMNFKKVKMIDGDGNKKPYGDMTPTTGNISDIICIGFTPSDGTCPEENTLVSLIASTSRNNLNNSVNPTSGNKLSFGTEQFVSMGQNSPTFNRMKASYSSFIPIKLINLTKACRSSNESSEDCPQAIGFHFTGGTIVGELPPYEAFCMGGTSSVRGWGSCDLAVSKSFVEGTIEYRFPVWRMITGALFVDAGSDLGSQKNVPGKPGKLLKKSGSGYSLGGSVGVKTPIGPLRLDVASKELSGDWRYTLGVGWKF; this is encoded by the coding sequence ATGCAAAAACATTTTTTAAAATTTAAAAAGGTTTTCACGAATATTGCTTGTTCTCCTTTGATTTTGATATCAAATAATTCAGAACTAGCGGCTAAGTATTTGTCAAATGACTTTGAGCAATCGATCTCAACTTTAGAAATACAAAATATTCAAGATGGTTTAATTCAAGGTTTTGATATTAAACAACAGAAAAATTTCTTTATGGCAGAAAATGAAAAGAATACTAAGCAAGAAAGTGTTCTTATTTCAGAAATAATTATAAAAGGTTGGGAAAATCATCCTGAGGGCAGGAAACTTGAATTAGCTGCATATGATTCTATGAGTATAAAGCCGGGAAGTGTTGTTAATAATCGAATTTTAAACAAAGATTTAAATGCAATTTATGCTAGTGGTTGGTTTTCAGGAGTTAAAATAAATTCTCAAGATGGCCCGTTAGGAGTAAGGATAATTGTAAATGTAGTGCCCAATCCAATTTTGACAAAAGTTGAACTTGAACCATTGAATTCTGTAATCTCTAATTCATATGTAAATAATATTTTTAAAAATTTTTATGGCACAACTCTTAACCTAAATGAATTGCAAAACAAGATAAAAATTATTAAAAAGCATTATGAAAGTAAGGGTTATTCTTTAGTGAGAATCAATGGACCTGACAGAATTTCCGAAAATGGGATAGTAACATTAAAAGTCTCTGAGGGAATTATATCTGATGTAAAGTTAAGATTTCTTGGGTCTGATGGTGAATCTACTGTCGATGGGAAACCTAGAAAAGGGAAAACAAAAGACTGGGTTATAAATAGAGAGTTAAAAACACAGCCTGGTACTATTTTTAATAGAAAAATTTTAGAAGCTGATATCAAAAGACTTTATGCCACATCATTATTTGATGATGTAAAGGTATCTCTTGGCCCAGATAATTTAAATCCTGGTCAAGTCATAATTTTCTTAGATTTGAGCGAGCAAAGAACAGGATCATTAACAGGTGGTCTTGGTTATAGTAATAGTGCAGGTGTCTTTGCCACTATTGGTTTGCAGGAAACTAATGCACTAGGCAGAGCTTGGTCTACAAAATTCAATCTAAATTTTGGAGAATATTCAACAACCTATAATTTTTCTATATATGACCCATGGATTAAAGGAGATAAATATAAAACTTCTTTTAGAACAAATATTTTTCTAAGTAGAAATTATCCACAGGAATTTAAAAGTGAAGATAATGGACGTATTTATGCTGTAAATGATACAACTACTTCAACAGCTGATACTTTTTCATCAATAGTTCTAGAAAAAACAGGAGGTGGATTTTCTTTCTCAAGACCATTTAATGATGGGGATCCATTTAAAATTGCCAAATGGAGAGTTCTTGCAGGGATGAATTTCAAGAAAGTAAAGATGATTGATGGTGATGGCAACAAAAAACCTTATGGTGATATGACACCAACAACCGGTAATATAAGCGATATTATATGTATTGGATTTACTCCTAGTGATGGCACCTGTCCTGAAGAAAATACACTGGTTAGTTTAATTGCAAGTACATCTAGAAATAATTTGAATAATTCTGTAAATCCAACTTCAGGAAACAAATTAAGCTTTGGTACTGAACAATTTGTTTCAATGGGTCAAAACTCTCCAACTTTCAATAGAATGAAAGCCTCCTATTCATCTTTTATCCCAATAAAGTTGATAAATTTAACCAAAGCATGTAGGTCTAGTAATGAAAGTAGTGAAGATTGTCCTCAGGCTATTGGTTTTCACTTTACGGGAGGAACAATTGTTGGGGAATTGCCTCCTTATGAAGCATTTTGTATGGGAGGAACATCATCAGTTAGAGGTTGGGGATCTTGTGATCTAGCTGTAAGTAAAAGTTTTGTTGAAGGTACCATAGAGTATAGATTCCCTGTTTGGAGAATGATAACTGGAGCTTTATTCGTTGATGCAGGAAGTGATTTAGGCTCTCAAAAGAATGTTCCAGGAAAACCCGGAAAATTATTAAAGAAATCAGGTTCTGGCTATTCGCTTGGAGGTTCAGTTGGAGTTAAAACCCCAATTGGTCCATTAAGATTAGATGTTGCTAGTAAAGAACTAAGTGGAGATTGGAGATATACACTTGGAGTGGGATGGAAGTTTTAA
- the purC gene encoding phosphoribosylaminoimidazolesuccinocarboxamide synthase, protein MNNKYELIYEGKAKKVFSHDDVDKVIIEFKDDATAFNALKKAKFEGKGKLNCLISARIFEFLIKKNIPTHFIELKNENTIIAQKIKVIPLEIVLRNTAYGSLCKQTTIRPGTDLAKPLIDFYLKNDELNDPLITKDRIELMNIISSNDLNLIVDLTLKINEILKIFFKNIQLRLIDFKLEFGYDSKNNILLGDEISPDNCRLWDLNQKNDTIVSLDKDRFRNDLGGLIEAYSEINRRINKVI, encoded by the coding sequence ATGAATAATAAATATGAGTTGATTTATGAAGGTAAAGCAAAAAAAGTATTTTCTCATGATGATGTAGATAAAGTGATAATTGAATTTAAAGATGATGCTACAGCTTTTAATGCATTGAAAAAAGCTAAATTTGAAGGGAAGGGAAAACTTAATTGCCTAATAAGTGCAAGAATTTTTGAATTTCTAATTAAAAAGAATATTCCTACTCATTTTATTGAACTTAAAAATGAAAATACAATAATTGCACAAAAAATAAAAGTAATACCTCTTGAAATTGTTTTGAGAAATACTGCTTATGGTTCTTTATGTAAACAAACAACTATTAGACCTGGAACTGACTTGGCAAAACCATTAATTGATTTTTATCTTAAGAATGATGAACTAAATGATCCTCTTATTACAAAAGATAGAATTGAATTAATGAATATTATAAGTTCTAATGATTTAAATTTAATAGTAGATTTAACCTTAAAAATTAATGAAATCCTGAAAATTTTTTTTAAAAATATTCAGCTTCGACTTATAGATTTCAAGTTGGAGTTTGGATATGATTCTAAAAATAACATACTTCTAGGAGATGAAATAAGTCCTGATAATTGTAGATTATGGGATCTCAATCAGAAAAATGATACAATTGTAAGCCTAGACAAAGACAGATTTAGAAATGATTTAGGTGGTCTAATTGAAGCTTATAGCGAAATTAACCGAAGAATAAACAAAGTCATTTAA